One genomic segment of Ricinus communis isolate WT05 ecotype wild-type chromosome 5, ASM1957865v1, whole genome shotgun sequence includes these proteins:
- the LOC8275684 gene encoding eukaryotic translation initiation factor 6-2, which translates to MATRLMFENSCEVGVFSKLTNAYCLVAIGGSESFYSAFESELADVIPVVKTSIAGTRIIGRLCAGNKNGLLLPHTTTDQELQHLRNSLPDNVVVQRIEERLSALGNCIACNDHVALTHTDLDKETEEMIADVLGVEVFRQTIAGNILVGSYCALSNRGGLVHPHTSIEDLDELSTLLQVPLVAGTVNRGSEVIAAGMTVNDWTAFCGSDTTATELSVIESVFKLREAQPSAIVDEMRKSLIDSYV; encoded by the exons ATGGCGACGA ggcTTATGTTTGAGAACTCATGTGAAGTTGGAGTATTTTCCAAGCTCACTAATGCTTATTGTTTGGTAGCCATTGGTGGCTCTGAAAGCTTCTAcag TGCATTTGAGTCCGAGTTAGCGGATGTTATCCCTGTGGTTAAAACGTCCATTGCTGGCACTAGGATAATTGGCCGCCTTTGTGCTG GAAACAAAAATGGGCTTCTCTTGCCTCACACCACCACTGACCAag AACTTCAACATTTGAGAAACAGTCTACCCGATAATGTTGTGGTTCAGCGCATTGAAGAGAGACTATCTGCCTTAGGAAATTGTATAGCCTGCAATGATCATGTTGCTCTAACACATACAGACCTTGATAAG GAAACAGAGGAAATGATTGCAGATGTTCTTGGTGTAGAAGTTTTTAGGCAGACAATTGCTGGTAATATTCTCGTGGGCAGCTACTGTGCCCTCTCCAACAGAGGTGGTCTG GTTCATCCTCATACATCTATAGAAGACTTGGATGAACTTTCAACCCTCCTTCAGGTTCCTTTAGTGGCTGGAACTGTAAATCGTGGCAGTGAAGTGATAGCTGCTGGCATGACTGTGAATGACTGGACTGCATTCTGTGGGTCGGATACTACAGCTACTGAACTCTCTGTCATTGAGAGTGTTTTCAAGCTCAGGGAAGCTCAGCCCAGTGCGATAGTTGATGAGATGAGGAAGTCATTGATTGACAGTTATGTTTAA
- the LOC8275682 gene encoding plant intracellular Ras-group-related LRR protein 4: protein MEATAATTSFRKIRSIDEAVEEIMRIHRSLPERPGIEEVEAAKALIQNVDKEDQGRIEAISRQTKSPDVPGELFVILLEMQKNLVYFQGKEQKRDALKLLDLENVHSLFDDFIQRASKCLPLSSSSSSSSSSTTTAAAAASALSSSFTYANGSASTVSTSKPPASTSTNKSSSNLNYSEQNSSRTELFTRDDSYVKKVRSSFYSDGIGAAVSSMPRIVDSTLKTATTTSGQDGDKLSLIKLASLIEVSKKKGTKDLNLQNKLMDQIEWLPDSIGKLSNLVSLDLSENRIVALPATIGGLSSLTKLDLHSNKIAELPESIGDLLSLVFLDLRANHISSLPATFSRLVRLQELDLSSNHLSSLPESIGSLISLKILNVETNDIEEIPHSIGRCSSLKELHADYNRLKALPEAVGKIETLEVLSVRYNNIKQLPTTMSSLLNLKELNVSFNELESVPESLCFATSLVKINIGNNFADLQYLPRSIGNLENLEELDISNNQIRALPDSFRMLTKLRVLRVEQNPLEVPPRHIAEKGAQAVVQYMAELFEKKDVKTPIKQKKSWAQICFFSKSNKRKRSGMDYVKA from the exons ATGGAGGCGACGGCGGCTACGACGTCGTTTCGTAAAATACGATCTATTGATGAGGCAGTGGAAGAGATCATGAGAATTCACAGATCGTTGCCGGAAAGGCCAGGAATTGAGGAGGTCGAAGCAGCAAAGGCATTAATTCAGAATGTAGACAAAGAGGACCAAGGCAGAATTGAAGCTATTTCGAGGCAGACTAAGAGTCCTGATGTTCCTGGAGAGCTATTTGTTATATTGTTAGAGATGCAaaagaatttagtttattttcaaGGCAAAGAACAGAAAAGAGATGCTTTGAAATTGCTTGATCTTGAAAACGTTCACTCTCTGTTtgatgattttattcaaagagCTTCTAAATGCTTgcctctttcttcttcttcttcttcatcttcatcttctactactactgctgctgctgctgcttcgGCGTTGTCTTCATCATTTACTTATGCTAATGGTTCTGCTTCTACAGTTTCCACTTCTAAGCCTCCTGCATCGACTTCTACTAATAAATCTTCTTCAAATTTGAACTATAGTGAGCAAAACTCTTCACGGACAGAATTGTTTACTAGAGATGATAGTTATGTAAAGAAGGTTAGGTCTTCCTTTTATTCTGATGGAATTGGAGCTGCCGTTTCGTCTATGCCTAGGATTGTGGATTCCACTCTCAAAACTGCTACTACTACTTCAG GTCAAGATGGTGACAAGTTGAGTCTAATAAAACTTGCTAGTTTAATTGAAGTCTCTAAGAAGAAAGGCACTAAAGATCTCAACCTCCAAAACAAGTTGATGGATCAGATTGAATGGCTACCTGACTCAATTGGCAAGTTGTCAAACTTGGTTTCTCTCGACTTATCTGAGAACAGGATTGTGGCCTTGCCGGCCACCATTGGAGGCCTTTCGTCCTTGACAAAGTTGGATTTGCATTCTAATAAAATTGCTGAACTCCCTGAATCTATTGGAGATCTTCTTAGTCTTGTCTTTTTGGACTTGAGGGCTAACCACATATCTTCTCTGCCTGCTACATTTAGCAGACTGGTACGCCTTCAGGAGCTTGATTTGAGCTCAAATCACCTCTCCTCTCTCCCTGAATCTATTGGTTCACTCATTAGCTTGAAGATTTTAAATGTGGAGACTAATGACATTGAAGAAATTCCACATAGTATTGGTCGGTGTTCTTCACTAAAAGAGCTTCATGCAGACTATAACAGGCTTAAGGCGCTCCCAGAAGCTGTAGGAAAGATAGAAACCCTAGAGGTTCTTTCTGTGCGTTACAACAACATCAAACAGCTACCTACAACTATGTCGTCTCTATTAAACCTGAAAGAGCTCAATGTGAGTTTCAACGAGCTTGAGTCGGTGCCTGAGAGTTTGTGTTTTGCTACCTCACTTGTCAAGATTAATATTGGGAACAATTTTGCTGATCTGCAATATCTACCGAGGTCTATTGGGAACCTTGAGAATCTTGAGGAGCTCGACATTAGCAATAACCAGATACGGGCCCTTCCAGACTCTTTCAGGATGCTAACAAAACTACGCGTCCTACGTGTAGAACAAAATCCTTTGGAAGTGCCACCACGACATATAGCTGAAAAGGGTGCTCAG GCTGTTGTTCAATACATGGCTGAGCTTTTTGAGAAGAAGGATGTGAAGACACCcataaagcaaaaaaaaagttgGGCTCAAATATGCTTTTTTTCAAAGTCTAACAAAAGGAAGCGCAGTGGGATGGACTATGTGAAAGCTTGA